One Bradyrhizobium manausense DNA segment encodes these proteins:
- a CDS encoding GlsB/YeaQ/YmgE family stress response membrane protein, whose product MYISGQSLIVILFVGLVAGWLAGKVVRGSGFGIIGDIVIGIAGAFVASFLFPKLGIHIGAGLVREIIYSAIGAVILLLVVRLVRGGGRF is encoded by the coding sequence ATGTACATTTCTGGCCAAAGCCTCATCGTCATCCTGTTCGTCGGCCTGGTCGCCGGCTGGCTCGCGGGCAAGGTCGTGCGGGGGAGCGGGTTCGGCATCATCGGCGATATCGTGATCGGCATCGCCGGCGCATTCGTCGCCAGCTTCCTGTTCCCGAAGCTCGGCATCCATATCGGCGCAGGCCTGGTCCGGGAGATCATCTATTCCGCAATCGGCGCCGTCATCCTGCTGCTGGTGGTGCGGCTGGTGCGCGGCGGCGGCCGGTTCTAG
- a CDS encoding amidase yields the protein MSREPALMSLTEVARAIAMKQVSSHEVTRALLHRIAQWQPHLNAFMSIESEAVLKAADAADADLAKGTVRGPLHGVPLAHKDMYYDAGKVATCGSLIRRDFVPTVTSTALQRLKDAGQIRLGTLHLAEFAYGPTGHNAHYGPVHNPWNVAHITGGSSSGSGASVAARLNFAALGSDTGGSIRMPAHFCGVTGLKTTVGRVSRAGAMPLSQSLDTVGPLARTAEDCALLLALMAGLDPEDSTTSHEPLSDYVAATKGSLKGLRIGVPASFYVDDLDGEVARVLDETIAVLKREGADIVKVELPDQRQLSAASQLVLAAEAAAFHKRWMIERPQDYGSQTLMRLQNGLAVPAITYLEAMRWRGPALAAHNAAAAGVDAIIAPASPIPAPTIEESDVGGGPNAPVLLQRLTLFTRPVNFLGLPSLTVPSGFTQNGLPVGMQLIGRSFDEATLLTIGAAFQRVTDYHDRVPKLPS from the coding sequence ATGAGCCGTGAACCCGCCTTGATGTCGCTCACCGAGGTCGCGCGTGCGATCGCGATGAAGCAGGTCTCCTCGCATGAGGTGACGCGCGCGCTGCTGCACCGCATTGCGCAATGGCAGCCGCATCTCAACGCCTTCATGTCGATCGAGTCGGAAGCCGTGCTGAAGGCGGCCGACGCCGCGGACGCCGATCTTGCCAAGGGCACGGTTCGCGGTCCGCTGCATGGCGTGCCGCTCGCGCACAAGGACATGTATTACGATGCGGGCAAGGTCGCGACCTGCGGCTCGCTGATCCGCCGCGATTTCGTACCGACGGTGACATCGACCGCCTTGCAGCGCCTCAAGGACGCCGGTCAGATCAGGCTCGGCACGCTGCATCTGGCCGAGTTCGCCTACGGCCCGACCGGCCACAACGCCCATTACGGCCCGGTGCACAATCCCTGGAACGTCGCGCATATCACCGGCGGCTCGTCGTCGGGCTCCGGCGCATCGGTCGCGGCGCGCCTGAACTTCGCGGCGCTCGGCTCGGACACCGGCGGCTCGATCCGCATGCCCGCGCATTTCTGCGGCGTCACGGGGCTGAAGACCACGGTCGGCCGCGTCAGCCGCGCCGGCGCGATGCCGCTGTCGCAATCGCTCGACACGGTCGGCCCGCTCGCGCGCACCGCAGAAGACTGCGCGCTGCTGCTGGCGCTGATGGCTGGGCTCGATCCCGAAGATTCGACCACCAGCCATGAGCCGCTGTCGGACTATGTCGCAGCCACAAAGGGCTCGCTGAAGGGCCTCAGGATCGGGGTGCCCGCGTCGTTCTATGTCGACGATCTCGACGGCGAGGTCGCGCGCGTGCTGGACGAGACCATCGCTGTGCTCAAGCGCGAAGGCGCCGACATCGTCAAGGTCGAGCTGCCGGATCAGCGGCAATTGTCAGCGGCGAGCCAGCTCGTGCTCGCCGCGGAGGCGGCCGCCTTCCACAAGCGCTGGATGATCGAGCGGCCGCAGGACTATGGCTCGCAGACGCTGATGCGGCTTCAGAACGGCCTCGCCGTTCCCGCCATCACGTATCTGGAGGCGATGCGGTGGCGTGGCCCGGCGCTCGCCGCGCACAATGCGGCCGCTGCTGGCGTCGATGCGATCATCGCGCCGGCCTCGCCCATCCCGGCGCCGACGATCGAGGAGAGCGACGTCGGCGGCGGACCGAACGCGCCGGTGCTGTTGCAACGGCTGACGCTGTTCACCCGCCCGGTGAATTTTCTGGGCCTGCCGTCGCTGACGGTGCCGTCCGGGTTCACCCAAAACGGCTTGCCCGTCGGCATGCAGCTGATCGGCCGCTCCTTCGATGAAGCGACCCTGCTCACCATCGGCGCCGCGTTCCAGCGCGTCACCGACTACCACGACCGGGTCCCCAAGCTGCCGTCCTGA
- a CDS encoding CHASE2 domain-containing protein, with amino-acid sequence MRRLKIWRRWFAQKFGFARLVCLGLLIVFAVIRLWDPPPVQELRLRTFDMFQLIDPRHKTVRPVAIVDIDDKSLARFGQWPWSRTRIADMIINLTNNGAVAIGFDVVFSEPDRLNPDLVASQMRYLDDATRTRLRELPSNDQVLSEAIKRSRVVLGETGQSAVTSEIDRELPFTGVATVGEAGAERFLFEFPGLLRNVPVIEKVAAGRGLFTIRTERDGLIRRVPMVMLAQGNIMPSLSLEILRVVTGTPTLLVRTDKTGIRAVRLKGVEIPTDENGQLWVHYARQDPSIYVSAADVLDNTVSPSKINGKLVLIGTSAVGLNDIKTTPVSRAMPGVEIHAQVLEGVLSGAAISRPNYALGVELLTAMIIGILVIIFTPNLGPVRLVLAGAMFGAVLIGTSWFFYSQHRYLIDFTYPLLSTTAIYLTFIFASFVREQRQRKEIRGIFAQYMSPVLVEQMAQSPEKVVLGGEEREMTIMFSDVRGFTTISESYKQDPQGLIMLMNRFLTPLTDVIIEEKGYVDKYMGDAIMAFWNAPLDDSRHQVNACEAAIQMLEKIDLVNKEREQEAADGGHIYIPLNVGIGLNTGIGVVGNMGSDLKKNYSVLGDSVNLASRLEGQTKEYGFPIIVGSRTALAAKDSFAILELDFIMVKGKTEPEVIYAIAGREDVMQSGAFQRLRNITIEMLGCYRSCDWQGALDAIERGRRSEDADTLEKLFKLYEARIKEFKINPPPEGWTGAYALLTK; translated from the coding sequence ATGAGACGTCTCAAAATCTGGCGCCGGTGGTTCGCGCAAAAGTTCGGCTTTGCGCGGCTGGTGTGCCTTGGGTTGCTGATCGTGTTTGCGGTCATTCGGCTCTGGGACCCGCCGCCGGTCCAGGAGCTGCGGCTGCGCACCTTCGACATGTTTCAGCTGATCGATCCCCGTCACAAGACGGTGCGGCCGGTCGCCATCGTCGACATCGACGACAAGAGTCTTGCCAGGTTCGGTCAGTGGCCGTGGTCGCGCACGCGCATCGCGGACATGATCATCAACCTCACCAACAACGGCGCGGTGGCGATCGGATTCGACGTGGTGTTTTCCGAGCCCGACCGGCTCAATCCCGATCTGGTCGCGAGCCAGATGCGCTATCTGGACGACGCCACGCGTACCAGGCTGCGCGAACTGCCGAGCAACGACCAGGTCCTCTCCGAAGCGATCAAGCGCTCGCGCGTGGTGCTGGGCGAGACCGGGCAGTCGGCGGTCACGTCGGAGATCGACAGGGAGCTTCCCTTCACCGGCGTGGCAACGGTCGGTGAAGCGGGAGCCGAGCGCTTTCTGTTCGAATTCCCGGGTCTCTTGCGCAACGTGCCCGTCATCGAGAAGGTCGCCGCCGGACGCGGCCTGTTCACGATCAGGACCGAGCGCGACGGCCTGATCCGGCGCGTGCCGATGGTCATGCTCGCGCAGGGCAACATCATGCCCTCGCTCAGTCTCGAGATCCTGCGGGTCGTCACGGGGACCCCGACACTGCTGGTGCGGACCGACAAGACCGGCATACGCGCCGTTCGTCTCAAGGGTGTCGAGATCCCGACGGACGAGAACGGTCAGCTCTGGGTGCATTATGCCCGGCAAGATCCGTCGATCTACGTCTCGGCGGCCGACGTGCTCGACAACACCGTGTCGCCGAGCAAGATCAACGGCAAGCTGGTGCTGATCGGTACCTCCGCGGTCGGCCTGAACGACATCAAGACGACGCCGGTGTCGCGCGCCATGCCAGGGGTCGAGATTCACGCTCAGGTGCTCGAAGGCGTCCTGAGCGGCGCCGCGATCTCACGGCCGAACTACGCGCTCGGCGTCGAATTGCTCACTGCGATGATCATAGGCATCCTCGTCATCATCTTCACGCCGAATCTCGGCCCCGTCCGGCTGGTGCTTGCGGGTGCGATGTTCGGCGCCGTCCTGATCGGCACGTCCTGGTTCTTCTACTCGCAGCACCGCTATCTCATCGACTTCACCTATCCGCTGCTGTCGACGACGGCGATCTACCTGACCTTCATCTTCGCGAGCTTCGTGCGCGAGCAGCGGCAGCGGAAGGAGATCCGCGGCATCTTCGCGCAATACATGTCGCCGGTTCTGGTCGAGCAGATGGCGCAGTCGCCGGAAAAGGTCGTGCTCGGCGGCGAAGAGCGCGAGATGACGATCATGTTCTCGGACGTGCGTGGCTTCACCACGATCTCTGAGAGCTACAAGCAGGATCCGCAAGGGCTCATCATGCTGATGAACCGCTTCCTGACGCCGCTCACCGACGTGATCATCGAAGAGAAGGGCTACGTCGACAAATATATGGGCGACGCCATCATGGCGTTCTGGAATGCGCCGCTCGACGATTCCAGGCACCAGGTCAACGCCTGCGAGGCGGCGATCCAGATGCTCGAGAAGATCGACCTGGTCAACAAGGAGCGCGAGCAGGAAGCCGCCGACGGCGGCCACATCTACATTCCGCTCAATGTCGGTATCGGTCTCAACACCGGCATCGGCGTGGTCGGCAACATGGGTTCGGACCTGAAGAAGAATTATTCGGTGCTCGGCGACAGCGTGAACCTGGCCTCACGCCTCGAAGGCCAGACCAAGGAATACGGATTCCCGATCATCGTCGGCTCCCGCACCGCGCTCGCCGCCAAGGACAGTTTCGCGATCCTCGAGCTCGATTTCATCATGGTCAAGGGCAAGACCGAGCCGGAGGTGATCTATGCCATCGCCGGACGCGAGGACGTGATGCAGTCGGGCGCGTTCCAGCGCCTTCGCAATATCACCATCGAGATGCTCGGCTGCTACCGCAGCTGCGATTGGCAGGGCGCACTGGACGCCATCGAACGCGGCCGCCGCAGCGAGGACGCCGATACGCTGGAAAAGCTGTTCAAGCTCTACGAAGCCCGCATCAAGGAATTCAAGATCAACCCGCCGCCGGAGGGCTGGACCGGGGCGTATGCGCTGCTGACGAAGTAG